A genomic stretch from Mycobacterium malmoense includes:
- a CDS encoding bifunctional ADP-dependent NAD(P)H-hydrate dehydratase/NAD(P)H-hydrate epimerase: MRHYYPVDAIRDAEAPLLASLPDGALMRRAAFGLATAIIGELTARTGGVAGRRVCAVIGSGDNGGDALWAATFVRRRGAAADAVLLNPDHTHRKGLAAFRKAGGRVVQSVSAATDLVIDGVVGISGSGPLRPAAAEVFAGVEAHGIPVVAVDIPSGIDVATGAITGPAVRAALTVTFGGLKPVHALADCGRVELIDIGLDLPPTSKTSVLGFEAADVAARWPVPGPRDDKYTQGVTGVLAGSSTYPGAAVLCTGAAVAAHSGMVRYAGGARGEVLARWPEVIASPTPAAAGRVQAWVVGPGLGTDETGAAALWFALDTDLPVLVDADGLTILAAHPELMTKRAERGVPTVLTPHAGEFARLAGNPPGDDRVGATRKLADTFGATVLLKGNVTIIADPGGPVYLNPAGQSWAATAGSGDVLSGMIGALLASGLPAAEAAAAAAFVHARAAGLSAADPGPGDAPTSASRIVGHIRAALAEL; the protein is encoded by the coding sequence ATGCGGCATTACTACCCTGTAGACGCGATCCGCGACGCCGAAGCGCCGCTGCTGGCCAGCCTGCCCGATGGCGCGCTGATGCGGCGCGCGGCCTTCGGGCTGGCCACCGCGATCATCGGGGAACTGACCGCCCGCACCGGCGGGGTTGCCGGCCGCCGGGTGTGCGCGGTCATCGGCTCGGGCGACAACGGCGGTGATGCGCTGTGGGCGGCGACCTTCGTGCGCCGCCGTGGCGCGGCCGCCGACGCGGTGCTGCTCAACCCGGACCACACCCACCGCAAGGGGCTGGCGGCGTTCCGGAAGGCCGGTGGGCGCGTCGTGCAAAGTGTTTCGGCCGCAACCGATCTCGTCATCGACGGGGTGGTGGGCATCTCCGGCTCGGGTCCGCTGCGACCGGCGGCGGCCGAGGTGTTCGCCGGCGTGGAAGCCCACGGGATCCCGGTGGTCGCCGTCGACATCCCCAGCGGCATCGACGTGGCGACCGGCGCGATCACCGGCCCCGCGGTGCGCGCCGCGCTGACCGTCACCTTCGGCGGCCTCAAACCCGTGCATGCGCTCGCCGATTGCGGCCGGGTCGAGCTGATCGACATCGGGCTGGACTTGCCGCCCACCTCAAAAACATCAGTGCTGGGTTTCGAGGCCGCCGATGTGGCCGCGCGTTGGCCGGTGCCCGGCCCGCGCGACGACAAGTACACCCAGGGCGTGACGGGGGTGTTGGCCGGCTCGTCGACGTATCCGGGTGCCGCGGTGTTGTGCACCGGCGCCGCCGTCGCGGCACACTCCGGCATGGTTCGGTACGCCGGCGGCGCGCGTGGCGAGGTGCTCGCACGCTGGCCGGAGGTGATCGCCTCGCCCACCCCGGCTGCGGCCGGCCGGGTGCAGGCCTGGGTCGTCGGGCCGGGACTGGGCACCGACGAAACAGGCGCCGCCGCATTGTGGTTCGCGCTGGACACCGACCTTCCGGTGCTGGTGGACGCCGACGGGCTGACCATCCTGGCGGCCCACCCCGAGCTGATGACTAAGCGCGCTGAAAGGGGGGTGCCGACGGTGCTGACCCCGCACGCCGGTGAATTCGCCCGGCTGGCCGGGAACCCGCCCGGGGACGACCGGGTGGGCGCCACCCGTAAGCTGGCCGACACGTTCGGCGCCACCGTGCTGCTCAAGGGGAACGTCACGATCATCGCCGACCCCGGCGGCCCGGTCTATCTCAATCCCGCCGGCCAGTCCTGGGCCGCCACCGCAGGCTCCGGCGACGTGCTGTCCGGGATGATCGGCGCGTTGCTGGCCTCCGGGTTGCCGGCGGCCGAGGCGGCCGCGGCCGCGGCCTTCGTGCACGCGCGCGCGGCGGGCCTGTCGGCGGCCGATCCGGGCCCGGGTGACGCGCCGACGTCGGCGTCGCGGATCGTGGGCCACATCCGGGCCGCCCTGGCCGAGCTGTAG